In Spirochaeta thermophila DSM 6578, the following proteins share a genomic window:
- the amrA gene encoding AmmeMemoRadiSam system protein A produces MRHTDEERKLLLSAAREVITAATESRTPRLPDPPPRLLEPGGAFVTLHKEGTLRGCIGHIIADRPLWEVVQDMAYESAFRDPRFPPVTRPEVPLLDIEISILSPLFPIAPEEVEVGTHGLLIRKGWQSGLLLPQVPVEQGWERETFLAHTCLKAGLPPDAWKAPDAQLFGFTAEVFGERDYE; encoded by the coding sequence ATGAGACACACTGACGAGGAACGAAAGCTCCTCCTCTCCGCGGCCCGTGAGGTCATCACCGCCGCCACCGAAAGCCGCACCCCCCGCCTCCCCGACCCACCCCCACGGCTCCTCGAACCGGGAGGAGCCTTCGTGACCCTTCACAAGGAGGGCACGCTCCGCGGCTGCATCGGCCACATCATCGCGGATCGCCCCCTCTGGGAGGTGGTACAAGACATGGCCTACGAGAGCGCCTTTCGCGACCCACGGTTCCCTCCCGTCACCAGACCGGAGGTTCCCCTCCTCGACATAGAGATCTCGATCCTCTCCCCCCTCTTCCCCATAGCCCCGGAGGAGGTCGAAGTGGGGACCCACGGCCTGCTCATCCGCAAAGGCTGGCAATCCGGTCTTCTCCTCCCCCAGGTGCCGGTGGAACAGGGATGGGAGAGGGAGACCTTTCTCGCTCACACCTGCCTCAAGGCAGGGCTCCCCCCCGACGCATGGAAAGCCCCAGACGCCCAACTCTTTGGTTTTACCGCGGAGGTGTTCGGTGAACGCGATTACGAATAG